One stretch of Thalassophryne amazonica chromosome 19, fThaAma1.1, whole genome shotgun sequence DNA includes these proteins:
- the LOC117501096 gene encoding coiled-coil domain-containing protein 9B — MTSKKDHESDLELDKKIEALRRKNEALIKRYQEVEEDRKRAEEEGMAFQRRKGKADDLTITISKSTRDNRLVVTKPLGVGSSAGSGQHNVQPESGGEGPTAGVNQTPRRQLTVTMAGKKGKRVVSERTEKTPEDVRSCREDGQTRTVKSTETGKQLKDSAAQEKVKEEQERPSPPELSQEVEFHEATDLNIPTSKEEQEEYLQWKREREQIDRERVARHKNAKGQWRRAWDVDKTEAVFADKSLPDRTWGPSSRGGQNAKRGQTRSHVDSRGQHRGKDKRAKNVVVMSSKAKGKDRLTGRARRWHSSEEGDKLQMSETSLEEFLEELDAFTGAKVEDHKTQDSKTKAPTSTEAQRMSEEVIVHNSADRDMRGGSTSEDMTTQRETDSSSPQASEKKVRFSNELIQESRPRQTSGSQGSESRGHRLLKASLRSKFKHEVQGPRQPLESTTVQDSGLQDQGGPCSPIPLQQTSESIISSDTESRKKDIMSSTYAEKVAGQDGSVQPVEVAKCNISNTHADERMDSGLSVLTLASRETLPAHPTSSEKAREHGKIV; from the exons GAGGTGGAGGAGGACAGGAAAAGGGCAGAAGAAGAAGGAATGGCATTTCAGAGACGCAAAGGAAAAGCTGATGACCTCACCATCACCATCAGCAAGTCCACAAGG GACAACCGCCTGGTGGTGACGAAGCCACTCGGTGTTGGTTCCTCAGCTGGGAGCGGACAGCACAACGTTCAACCTGAAAGTGGAGGAGAAGGACCTACAGCGGGCGTGAACCAAACCCCTCGGAGGCAACTAACGGTCACCATGGCTGGAAAAAAg GGTAAGAGGGTGGTGAGTGAAAGGACAGAGAAGACGCCCGAGGACGTAAGGAGCTGTAGAGAGGACGGACAGACGAGGACCGTGAAGTCTACAGAAACGGGGAAGCAACTCAAAGACTCTGCAGCACAG GAAAAGGTTAAAGAGGAGCAGGAGCGTCCCTCGCCGCCGGAGCTTTCCCAG GAGGTGGAGTTCCATGAAGCTACCGACCTAAACATCCCCACATcgaaggaggagcaggaggagtacCTGCAATGGAAAAGGGAGCGAGAGCAGATTGACAGGGAGCGAGTGGCACGCCACAAAAACGCCAAGGGCCAGTGGAGACGGGCGTGGGATGTGGACAAAACCGAGGCCGT GTTTGCAGATAAATCGCTTCCTGACAGAACCTGGGGGCCTTCCAGCAGAG GAGGACAAAATGCTAAAAGAGGACAGACGAGGTCACACGTTGACTCACGAG GTCAACATCGAGGTAAAGACAAGAGAGCGAAGAACGTGGTGGTGATGAGCAGTAAAGCTAAAGGCAAAGACCGCCTGACGGGGAGAGCCAGGAG ATGGCATTCAAGTGAAGAAGGAGATAAACTTCAG ATGTCTGAGACCTCCCTGGAAGAGTTCCTGGAGGAGCTTGATGCCTTCACAGGGGCTAAGGTTGAAGATCATAAAACTCAGGACTCAAAAACGAAGGCACCAACCAGCACAGAAGCACAGAGAATGTCTGAGGAAGTCATTGTTCATAATTCTGCAGACAGGGATATGAGAGGAGGTTCCACGAGTGAGGACATGACCAcccagagggagacagacagctcCTCCCCTCAGGCTTCAGAGAAGAAGGTTCGATTCTCAAACGAGCTAATCCAGGAGTCCCGGCCAAGACAGACTTCAGGTTCTCAGGGCTCAGAATCCAGAGGCCACAGGTTGCTAAAAGCTTCCTTGAGAAGCAAGTTCAAACATGAGGTTCAGGGTCCAAGGCAACCTCTTGAAAGTACCACGGTGCAGGATAGTGGTCTTCAGGATCAGGGAGGTCCATGTTCTCCCATCCCTCTCCAGCAGACGTCTGAATCCATAATTTCCTCAGATACTGAAAGTAGGAAGAAAGACATCATGTCCTCCACCTATGCTGAAAAAGTCGCTGGACAGGATGGTTCTGTCCAACCTGTAGAGGTCGCCAAGTGCAACATCAGCAACACACACGCAG ATGAACGAATGGACTCTGGTTTGTCCGTGCTGACTCTGGCGTCCAGAGAAACGCTCCCAGCACATCCCACCAGCAGTGAGAAG